In Capsicum annuum cultivar UCD-10X-F1 chromosome 11, UCD10Xv1.1, whole genome shotgun sequence, one genomic interval encodes:
- the LOC107847569 gene encoding dnaJ protein homolog, which yields MFGRGGKKQSDNTRYYEILGVSKNAKEDEIKKAYRKAAMKNHPDKGGDPEKFKELAQAYEVLSDSQKREIYDQYGEDALKEGMGGGGGMHDPFDIFESFFGGNPFGGGGSGRGRRQRRGEDVVHPLKVSLEDLYSGITKKLSLSRNVICSKCSGKGSKSGASTKCSGCKGTGMKVSIRQLGPGMIQQMQHPCNECKGTGETIDDKDRCPQCKGEKVVPEKKVLEVHVEKGMQNGQKITFPGEADEAPDTVTGDIVFVLQQKEHPRFKRKGEDLFVDHTLSLTEALCGFHFILTHLDGRQLLIKSNPGEVVKPDQFKAINDEGMPVYQRPFMKGKLYIHFIVEFPDSLSPEQVQALEAILPARPKSQYSDMELDECEETTLHDVNMEEEMRRKQAAQQEAYDEDEEMPGGGAQRVQCAQQ from the exons ATGTTTGGAAGAGGAGGTAAAAAGCAGAGTGATAATACAAGGTATTATGAAATATTGGGTGTTTCAAAGAATGCAAAAGAAGATGAAATCAAGAAAGCTTATAGAAAAGCTGCTATGAAAAATCACCCTGATAAGGGTGGTGATCCTGAAAAG TTTAAGGAGCTAGCTCAAGCTTATGAGGTTTTGAGTGACTCACAGAAGCGTGAAATTTACGATCAATATGGAGAAGATGCACTGAAAGAAGGAatgggtggtggtggtggcatgCACGATCCATTCGATATCTTTGAATCCTTCTTTGGTGGAAATCCATTTGGAG gtggtggtagtggtaggGGGCGAAGACAGAGGAGAGGTGAAGATGTTGTGCATCCATTGAAGGTCTCTCTTGAGGACCTTTACAGTGGGATAACCAAGAAACTCTCCCTTTCACGCAATGTCATTTGCTCCAAGTGTAGCGG CAAGGGGTCAAAGTCTGGCGCTTCAACTAAGTGTTCTGGTTGTAAAGGTACTGGTATGAAGGTTTCAATCAGGCAACTTGGTCCTGGAATGATTCAGCAAATGCAACATCCTTGTAATGAATGCAAGGGCACCGGAGAGACGATAGATGATAAGGACCGTTGCCCTCAATGCAAAGGTGAAAAGGTAGTCCCGGAAAAGAAAGTCCTTGAAGTTCATGTTGAAAAAGGAATGCAAAATGGACAGAAAATTACATTCCCCGGAGAGGCTGATGAAGCG CCTGATACAGTTACTGGAGATATAGTTTTTGTGCTCCAGCAGAAAGAACATCCGAGGTTCAAGCGTAAGGGTGAAGATTTGTTTGTAGATCACACATTGAGCCTAACTGAAGCATTGTGTGGTTTCCACTTCATATTGACACACTTGGATGGCAGACAACTCCTCATAAAATCAAATCCTGGAGAAGTTGTTAAACCTG ATCAATTCAAGGCGATTAACGATGAAGGAATGCCGGTGTACCAAAGACCATTCATGAAGGGTAAATTGTATATTCATTTCATCGTTGAATTCCCCGATTCATTGAGCCCGGAACAAGTGCAGGCTCTAGAGGCAATCTTACCAGCAAGACCTAAGTCACAGTACTCGGACATGGAGCTGGATGAATGTGAAGAAACTACATTACATGATGTGAATATGGAGGAGGAAATGAGAAGGAAACAAGCTGCACAACAGGAAGCATATGATGAGGATGAAGAGATGCCTGGTGGTGGAGCACAGAGAGTACAATGTGCACAACAGTAA
- the LOC107847570 gene encoding probable receptor-like protein kinase At1g49730 has protein sequence MEALIFKIRLIILSWVHLRSHSGPISLVKHYSYKDIKKATDGFRRSIYNSSKRVAYRAKFQNGHAAIVKEVRAFEDKDDAAFYREVQLLGRLHHRHIAALNGFSSGPKRFLVFENMEKGSLKEHLSDPLMTPLNWRIRLQIAVGIAAALEYLHFFCDPPMYHVSVSSSTIMLDENFTAKLCDVSLLCSGENNNPIPTSKCSKECRDEICKHTIFQLGLLILELVTGQSSEDGGVDLVQWVQDSRLRRRSIHQMIDPDLGDNYDFRELKGLLAVAKMCVQSVHKPKVKTPQILWYLQKKLGRTRVVVY, from the exons ATGGAAGCTTTGATTTTCAAGATCAGGCTTATTATTCTTTCTTGGGTACATTTAAGATCTCATTCAG GTCCAATATCGTTGGTGAAACACTATTCTTATAAAGATATAAAGAAAGCAACTGATGGTTTTAGGAGATCTATCTACAACTCTTCCAAAAGAGTTGCTTACAGAGCAAAGTTTCAAAATGGCCATGCTGCAATTGTGAAAGAAGTCCGAGCTTTCGAAGATAAGGATGATGCTGCCTTCTACAGGGAGGTACAGTTACTCGGTCGCTTGCATCATCGACATATTGCTGCACTTAATGGGTTCTCTAGTGGTCCTAAGAG GTTTCTAgtctttgaaaatatggaaaaaGGAAGTCTAAAGGAACACCTCTCTG ATCCTCTGATGACACCATTAAACTGGAGGATAAGACTGCAAATAGCAGTTGGGATAGCTGCCGCTTTA GAATATCTCCACTTCTTTTGTGATCCACCGATGTACCACGTTTCAGTCAGTTCAAGTACCATCATGCTGGACGAGAACTTCACAGCTAAA CTCTGTGATGTTAGCCTCCTTTGTTCTGGCGAGAACAACAATCCAATTCCTACTTCTAAATGCTCCAAAG AATGTAGAGATGAAATCTGCAAACATACAATCTTCCAGCTTGGTTTGCTGATCCTCGAGTTAGTCACCGGTCAATCCTCAGAAGATGGAGGCGTTGACTTAGTTCAATGGGTTCAAGATTCTCGTCTCCGAAGAAGATCCATTCACCAGATGATTGATCCAGATCTCGGAGACAACTATGATTTCAGAGAGCTTAAAGGTCTTTTGGCAGTTGCCAAAATGTGTGTACAATCTGTTCATAAGCCTAAAGTAAAGACCCCTCAAATTCTGTGGTATCTCCAAAAGAAATTGGGCAGGACTCGAGTAGTAGTATACTGA